Proteins co-encoded in one Arthrobacter globiformis genomic window:
- a CDS encoding GNAT family N-acetyltransferase, whose translation MLSRVAPWLASHKDGAAPDGATVRVLGVADTRQLRELAGTDPVANVFILAHLESTDSAAPTPGGANVLGVFDDDVLVGACWAGANLVPVQLDPELAGPVAAAAHRSGRRYASVFGPAATVLALHRHLEELGHLAHEVRPDQPLMTITGPPAVEPNWQLGYGQYADFDTILPACAAMFEEEVGYSPYLGGRDFYSRRVAGLIRQGHSLVHLKDGEVVFKAELGAVTAEVTQVQGVWMNPSHRGLGLSAGYMAAVVLLAQKMAPVTSLYVNDYNSRARATYERVGFRQVGTFATVLF comes from the coding sequence ATGCTGTCAAGGGTAGCCCCGTGGTTAGCGTCTCATAAGGACGGCGCCGCGCCGGACGGTGCCACCGTCCGGGTACTGGGTGTTGCGGACACCCGGCAACTGCGCGAACTGGCCGGCACGGATCCCGTCGCCAACGTGTTCATTCTGGCGCATCTGGAGTCAACGGACTCTGCCGCGCCCACCCCGGGCGGTGCGAACGTCCTGGGTGTTTTCGACGACGACGTCCTGGTTGGCGCCTGCTGGGCAGGCGCCAACCTGGTCCCCGTCCAGCTGGATCCCGAGCTGGCCGGACCAGTGGCTGCTGCGGCCCACCGCTCCGGGCGCCGGTACGCGTCAGTCTTCGGACCGGCCGCCACGGTCCTTGCCCTGCACCGCCACCTGGAGGAGCTGGGCCACCTGGCCCACGAGGTACGGCCCGACCAGCCGCTCATGACCATCACCGGCCCTCCTGCCGTCGAGCCGAATTGGCAGCTGGGATATGGGCAGTACGCAGATTTTGACACCATCCTCCCCGCCTGTGCGGCGATGTTCGAGGAAGAGGTTGGCTACTCGCCGTACCTCGGCGGCCGCGACTTCTACAGCCGCCGGGTGGCAGGCCTGATCCGCCAGGGCCACTCCCTGGTCCACCTGAAGGACGGCGAAGTCGTATTCAAAGCCGAACTCGGCGCCGTCACGGCGGAGGTCACGCAGGTGCAGGGCGTATGGATGAATCCCAGCCACCGGGGACTTGGGCTGAGCGCCGGGTACATGGCGGCCGTGGTGCTGCTGGCCCAGAAAATGGCACCCGTCACCAGCCTGTACGTCAATGACTACAACTCCCGGGCACGGGCAACATACGAACGCGTTGGCTTCCGGCAGGTGGGGACCTTCGCTACAGTCCTCTTCTAG
- the ispG gene encoding flavodoxin-dependent (E)-4-hydroxy-3-methylbut-2-enyl-diphosphate synthase gives MTSVSLGMPSAPPPVLAPRRKTRQIKVGSVGVGSDFPISVQSMTTTPTTDINATLQQIAELTASGCDIVRVACPSADDAEALPIIARKSQIPVIADIHFQPKYVFAAIEAGCAAVRVNPGNIRKFDDQVKEIAKAAKDHGTSIRIGVNAGSLEPGILKKYGKATPEALVESAVWEASLFEEHGFHDFKISVKHNDPVVMVAAYEMLAEKGDWPLHLGVTEAGPAFQGTIKSATAFGALLSRGIGDTIRVSLSAPPVEEIKVGNQILQSLNLRPRKLEIVSCPSCGRAQVDVYTLAEQVTAGLEGMEIPLRVAVMGCVVNGPGEAREADLGVASGNGKGQIFVKGEVIKTVPESQIVETLIEEAMRIAEEMGEADGEDAVKGSPVVSVS, from the coding sequence GTGACCTCGGTCAGCCTGGGAATGCCATCCGCACCGCCGCCCGTCCTTGCCCCGCGCCGCAAGACGCGCCAGATCAAGGTGGGCTCCGTCGGCGTCGGTTCCGATTTCCCCATCAGCGTGCAGTCGATGACTACCACGCCCACCACGGACATCAACGCCACACTGCAGCAGATTGCCGAGCTGACCGCGTCCGGCTGCGACATCGTGCGCGTGGCATGCCCGTCCGCCGACGACGCTGAAGCGCTTCCGATCATCGCCCGGAAGTCGCAGATCCCGGTCATCGCCGACATCCACTTCCAGCCGAAATACGTCTTCGCAGCCATCGAGGCCGGCTGCGCGGCAGTACGCGTCAACCCGGGCAACATCCGCAAGTTCGACGACCAGGTCAAGGAGATCGCCAAGGCGGCCAAGGACCACGGCACGTCCATCCGCATTGGCGTGAACGCCGGATCGCTGGAACCAGGCATCCTGAAGAAGTACGGGAAGGCCACCCCGGAGGCCCTGGTCGAGTCGGCAGTCTGGGAAGCCTCGCTGTTCGAGGAGCACGGCTTCCACGACTTCAAGATCTCCGTCAAGCACAATGACCCGGTGGTCATGGTGGCGGCCTACGAAATGCTCGCCGAGAAGGGCGACTGGCCGTTGCACCTCGGCGTGACGGAGGCCGGACCCGCCTTCCAGGGAACCATTAAGTCGGCCACAGCCTTCGGCGCCCTCCTCTCGCGCGGCATCGGCGACACGATCCGCGTGTCCCTCTCCGCCCCTCCTGTCGAGGAGATCAAGGTGGGCAACCAGATCCTGCAGTCGCTGAACCTGCGGCCCCGCAAGCTGGAAATTGTCTCGTGCCCGTCCTGCGGGCGCGCCCAGGTGGACGTCTACACCCTCGCCGAGCAGGTCACCGCCGGGCTCGAAGGAATGGAGATCCCGCTGCGCGTCGCCGTCATGGGTTGCGTCGTCAACGGTCCGGGTGAAGCGCGGGAAGCTGACCTCGGCGTCGCCTCCGGCAACGGCAAGGGCCAGATATTTGTGAAGGGCGAGGTCATCAAGACTGTCCCCGAGAGCCAGATTGTTGAGACACTGATCGAAGAGGCCATGCGTATCGCGGAAGAGATGGGGGAGGCCGATGGCGAAGATGCTGTCAAGGGTAGCCCCGTGGTTAGCGTCTCATAA
- a CDS encoding M50 family metallopeptidase, with protein sequence MSPVILFILGVVFVAVGIAVSIALHEVGHLVPAKLFKVRVTKYMIGFGPTIWSTKKGETEYGFKALPLGGYVSMIGMYPPNKEDGSVRPSSTGMFQTLASEARSMAHEDVGPGDENRVFYRLPVWKKIIIMLGGPAMNLLIGLVLTAVLLMGFGISEPTTTIAEVSKCQVKAGETVNPDSADCKPTPAAAAQLKPNDVITAFDGKTVTSWDQLTGWIRASAGKEVSITVDRNGSPVTSSVTPVLSARPVLGADGRQAKDDTGKLLYQEVGFLGIGAQTALVPQPASSVLPMAGENIKQVAGVVLNLPARVAGVAKAAFSEEPRDPNGPMSVVGVGRAAGEVAAMEEVPAQARLAALVGLLAGLNFALAVFNLIPLLPLDGGHVAGALYEAVRRRVAKLLGKPDPGAFDIAKLLPATYVVAALLMGMGALLIYADIVKPVNLFG encoded by the coding sequence TCTTTATTCTTGGTGTCGTCTTTGTGGCGGTCGGCATTGCGGTATCCATTGCGCTGCATGAGGTGGGCCACCTGGTGCCCGCCAAGCTGTTCAAGGTGCGCGTCACCAAGTACATGATCGGCTTCGGCCCCACCATCTGGTCGACCAAAAAAGGTGAGACCGAGTACGGCTTCAAGGCGTTGCCGCTTGGCGGCTATGTGTCGATGATCGGCATGTACCCGCCCAACAAGGAGGACGGCTCGGTGCGCCCGTCCAGCACCGGCATGTTCCAGACGCTGGCCAGCGAGGCCCGCTCCATGGCCCATGAAGATGTGGGTCCCGGGGACGAGAACCGCGTGTTCTACCGGCTCCCGGTCTGGAAGAAGATCATCATCATGCTCGGCGGGCCGGCAATGAACCTGCTGATCGGCCTCGTGCTCACTGCCGTGCTGCTCATGGGCTTCGGCATCTCAGAGCCCACCACCACCATCGCGGAAGTTTCCAAGTGCCAGGTGAAGGCGGGAGAGACCGTTAACCCGGACTCCGCCGACTGCAAGCCGACACCGGCAGCTGCAGCCCAACTCAAGCCCAATGACGTCATCACCGCTTTCGACGGAAAAACCGTCACCAGCTGGGACCAGTTGACGGGCTGGATCCGCGCTTCCGCCGGCAAGGAAGTGTCCATCACAGTGGACCGCAACGGCTCCCCGGTGACCAGCAGCGTCACCCCTGTCCTGTCCGCCCGCCCGGTCCTCGGAGCGGACGGACGCCAGGCAAAGGACGACACCGGAAAGCTCCTGTACCAGGAGGTCGGCTTCCTGGGCATCGGTGCGCAGACCGCCTTGGTTCCGCAGCCGGCGTCGTCCGTCCTGCCCATGGCAGGGGAGAACATCAAGCAGGTGGCCGGGGTGGTCCTTAATCTGCCGGCCCGGGTTGCCGGCGTCGCCAAGGCGGCGTTCAGCGAAGAACCCCGCGACCCCAACGGTCCCATGAGTGTGGTGGGCGTGGGCCGCGCGGCCGGCGAGGTGGCCGCCATGGAGGAAGTGCCCGCCCAGGCCCGGCTTGCCGCCTTGGTGGGACTCCTCGCCGGGCTGAACTTTGCACTGGCCGTTTTCAACCTGATCCCGCTGCTCCCGCTCGACGGCGGCCATGTGGCAGGCGCACTCTACGAGGCCGTGCGCCGGCGGGTGGCGAAGCTGCTCGGCAAACCCGACCCTGGTGCCTTCGACATCGCGAAGCTGCTGCCTGCGACCTACGTGGTTGCCGCGCTTCTCATGGGAATGGGTGCGCTGCTGATCTATGCAGACATCGTGAAGCCCGTTAATCTTTTCGGCTGA
- a CDS encoding MarR family transcriptional regulator, producing MYVLTIDQRGSTNDVDRVPELLGALGSHPDVRFERSVGDEVQGVLQDPALVVDVALQALRSGHWYVGIGVGPGTLAPDASPREGSGPAFVAARRAVERAKSAASHVPAAVVAGSREREAAVACANAEAVLRLVGRLVQDRTEAQWRVVDALRAKSGATTARGPGRHGRQKQVAQDLGISEQSVSRAVLRSGWQEEWAARPAVEMLLATAHRLVLENLTPGAQDGDDNRGEP from the coding sequence ATGTACGTTCTGACCATCGACCAGCGTGGCAGCACCAATGACGTGGACCGCGTGCCCGAGCTCCTCGGAGCCCTCGGCAGCCATCCCGATGTCCGCTTTGAACGCTCTGTCGGCGACGAAGTGCAGGGGGTTCTGCAGGACCCTGCCCTGGTGGTCGACGTGGCGCTGCAGGCCCTGCGAAGCGGGCACTGGTACGTGGGAATCGGTGTTGGCCCGGGGACCTTGGCGCCGGACGCCAGCCCCCGTGAAGGGTCTGGACCCGCCTTCGTTGCCGCGCGCCGGGCGGTGGAGCGGGCCAAGTCAGCCGCGAGCCATGTCCCCGCGGCAGTCGTTGCGGGGAGCCGGGAGCGCGAGGCCGCCGTGGCGTGCGCCAACGCGGAGGCGGTGCTGCGCCTGGTCGGGAGGCTGGTGCAGGACCGGACCGAGGCCCAATGGCGCGTGGTGGATGCCCTCCGCGCGAAAAGTGGAGCCACAACGGCACGGGGCCCCGGACGTCACGGACGCCAGAAACAGGTTGCGCAGGACTTGGGAATCAGCGAACAGTCGGTGAGCCGGGCCGTCCTCCGGTCGGGCTGGCAGGAAGAATGGGCCGCAAGGCCGGCGGTGGAAATGCTGCTGGCGACCGCCCACCGCCTCGTCCTTGAGAACCTCACCCCCGGGGCCCAGGACGGCGACGACAACCGAGGAGAACCATGA
- a CDS encoding YciI family protein → MTVFAVEYVYDAESSETRAATRPAHREWTAGLAQDGALLASGPYGDGAGALLIFKAADEAALNEILRQDPFAAAGVISGTRTTEWAPVTGLLAEHAA, encoded by the coding sequence ATGACTGTTTTTGCTGTTGAGTACGTATACGACGCCGAGTCCTCCGAAACGCGCGCGGCCACCCGCCCAGCACACCGCGAATGGACTGCAGGACTGGCGCAGGACGGCGCTCTCCTTGCCAGCGGACCCTACGGCGACGGCGCAGGCGCTTTGCTCATCTTCAAGGCGGCCGACGAAGCCGCACTCAACGAGATCCTGCGGCAGGATCCCTTCGCTGCTGCGGGCGTCATTTCCGGCACCCGAACCACCGAATGGGCACCTGTGACCGGCCTCCTGGCTGAGCACGCAGCCTAG